The Caulobacter sp. FWC26 genome contains a region encoding:
- a CDS encoding cupin-like domain-containing protein: MGRLVDGQYRGADRSQEPSPGQSGMTALTAKRTVEATVATPAEIPFDAVLAGQTPMLFKGLVGDWPIVQAGLQSPHAARDYIRAHGRGVRVVGYTGDPGIKGRFFYDQALTGLNFKAERASLEDLLGRIEAVEGRDDAPSIYIGSTDLDAYFPSLKVENDLDLGPEVYGPQPPMAGIWIGNRTVAAAHYDMSNNIAVCAVGRRRFTLFPPDQVANLYPGPLEPTPGGQVVSMVNFQNPDFDRHPLFREALASAQVAEMEPGDVLVYPALWWHQVEALGDFNVLMNYWWNAAPAFVDTPMTTLLHGLLSLRDRPDFEKRGWKALFDYYVFGPGERAGAHLPEAARGPLGPLDEFKARRLRAWLIDRLNR, encoded by the coding sequence GTGGGTCGTCTCGTCGATGGGCAATATCGAGGAGCTGATCGCTCGCAAGAACCGTCGCCGGGCCAGTCTGGCATGACCGCGCTGACGGCGAAGCGCACGGTCGAGGCCACGGTGGCGACGCCGGCCGAGATCCCGTTCGACGCCGTGCTCGCCGGACAGACGCCGATGCTGTTCAAGGGCCTGGTGGGGGACTGGCCCATCGTGCAGGCTGGGCTTCAATCGCCTCACGCCGCTCGCGACTATATCCGCGCCCATGGTCGCGGCGTCCGAGTGGTGGGCTATACGGGCGACCCGGGCATCAAGGGCCGTTTCTTCTATGACCAGGCCCTCACGGGCCTGAACTTCAAGGCCGAACGCGCGAGCCTGGAGGATCTTCTGGGGCGTATCGAGGCTGTCGAGGGCCGTGACGACGCGCCGTCGATCTATATCGGCTCCACTGATCTCGACGCCTATTTCCCGAGCCTGAAGGTCGAGAACGATCTGGACCTGGGTCCCGAGGTCTATGGTCCGCAGCCGCCCATGGCGGGGATCTGGATCGGCAACCGAACCGTTGCGGCCGCCCACTACGACATGTCCAACAACATCGCCGTCTGCGCGGTGGGCCGCCGTCGTTTCACGCTGTTTCCGCCCGATCAGGTGGCCAACCTGTACCCTGGGCCGCTCGAGCCAACGCCGGGCGGTCAGGTCGTCAGCATGGTCAACTTCCAGAACCCGGATTTCGACCGTCACCCGCTGTTCCGCGAGGCCCTGGCCAGCGCTCAGGTCGCCGAGATGGAGCCGGGCGACGTGCTGGTCTACCCCGCGCTGTGGTGGCACCAGGTCGAGGCGTTGGGCGACTTCAACGTGCTGATGAACTACTGGTGGAACGCCGCGCCGGCCTTTGTCGATACGCCGATGACCACGCTGCTGCACGGCCTGCTCAGCCTGCGCGACCGGCCGGATTTCGAGAAGCGGGGCTGGAAGGCTCTGTTCGACTATTACGTGTTCGGCCCCGGTGAGCGGGCTGGCGCGCATCTGCCCGAGGCGGCGCGCGGGCCGTTGGGCCCGCTGGACGAGTTCAAGGCCCGACGCCTGCGCGCCTGGCTGATCGACCGGCTGAACCGATAG
- a CDS encoding tryptophan halogenase family protein, with protein sequence MESQRVRKVVIAGGGTAGWMAAAALGRQLGSLLDITLVESEDIGTVGVGESTIPTARTFNALLGIDEAEFMRATQATFKLGISFENWGEIGDRYIHSFGQVGKSTWMGGFHHFWLEAVAQGFGRDLGDYCFELKAAEAQRFYTGEESPLNYAYHLDAGLYGQFLRKMAEADGVRRVEGKIASVRQRETDGFVDALVMESGQLVEGDLFIDCTGFRGLLIEQTLQAGYEDWSHWLPTNSALAVQTRSTEPAVPYTRAIAHRAGWRWKIPLQHRVGNGLVYCSDHMSDDEAMDMLTREIEGETLISPRLIRYRTGRRRKTWDKNVVALGLSSGFVEPLESTSIHLITIGVTRLMQLFPFGGISQAVVDRYNRQADDELEKIRDFIILHYKVTERTDSAFWDRVRTMDIPDSLAHRIALFQESGHVFQAPGELFQVDSWLQVMLGQRIMPRTYHHMGRMMPPQQLMQALDDLKRNIAGAVSRLPQHQAFLDHYCAPPVSKSA encoded by the coding sequence ATGGAGTCCCAACGGGTCCGCAAGGTGGTGATCGCCGGGGGCGGCACGGCCGGCTGGATGGCCGCAGCGGCGCTGGGCCGCCAGCTGGGTTCGCTGCTCGACATCACCCTGGTGGAGTCCGAGGACATCGGCACCGTCGGGGTGGGCGAGTCGACCATTCCGACGGCGCGCACCTTCAACGCCCTCCTGGGCATCGACGAAGCCGAGTTCATGCGGGCCACCCAGGCGACCTTCAAGCTCGGTATCTCGTTCGAGAACTGGGGCGAGATCGGCGACCGCTACATCCACTCGTTCGGCCAAGTGGGAAAATCCACCTGGATGGGCGGCTTTCATCACTTCTGGCTGGAGGCCGTGGCTCAAGGGTTCGGGCGCGATCTGGGCGACTACTGCTTCGAGCTGAAGGCGGCCGAGGCCCAGCGGTTCTATACGGGCGAGGAGAGCCCGCTGAACTACGCCTATCACCTGGACGCCGGCCTCTATGGGCAGTTCCTGCGCAAGATGGCGGAAGCGGACGGCGTCCGCCGCGTCGAGGGCAAGATCGCTAGCGTCCGCCAGCGGGAAACGGACGGTTTCGTCGACGCCCTGGTCATGGAGTCCGGCCAGTTGGTCGAGGGCGACCTGTTTATCGACTGCACGGGCTTTAGGGGCCTGCTCATCGAGCAGACCCTACAGGCGGGCTACGAAGACTGGAGCCACTGGCTGCCGACCAACAGCGCGCTGGCGGTCCAGACCCGCTCTACCGAGCCGGCGGTTCCCTACACCCGCGCCATTGCCCATCGCGCCGGCTGGCGCTGGAAGATCCCGCTGCAGCATCGCGTTGGCAATGGGCTCGTCTATTGCAGCGATCACATGTCGGACGACGAGGCGATGGACATGCTGACCCGCGAGATCGAGGGCGAGACCCTGATCTCGCCGCGTCTGATCCGCTACCGCACCGGCCGCCGTCGCAAGACCTGGGACAAGAACGTCGTGGCGCTGGGCCTCTCCAGCGGCTTCGTCGAACCCCTGGAGTCAACCTCGATCCACTTGATCACGATCGGCGTGACACGGTTGATGCAGCTCTTCCCGTTCGGCGGGATCAGTCAGGCGGTCGTCGATCGCTACAACCGCCAGGCTGATGACGAGCTGGAGAAAATCCGCGACTTCATCATCCTGCACTACAAGGTGACCGAACGCACCGACAGCGCGTTCTGGGACCGCGTGCGGACCATGGATATTCCCGACAGCCTGGCCCACCGGATCGCTCTGTTCCAGGAGAGCGGCCATGTTTTCCAGGCCCCGGGCGAGCTGTTCCAGGTCGATTCCTGGCTGCAGGTGATGCTGGGGCAGCGGATCATGCCCAGGACCTATCACCACATGGGTCGGATGATGCCGCCGCAGCAGTTGATGCAGGCGCTGGACGACCTGAAACGCAACATCGCCGGCGCCGTGTCGCGGCTGCCGCAACACCAGGCGTTCCTCGATCACTATTGCGCGCCGCCGGTCAGCAAGAGCGCCTGA
- a CDS encoding ABC-F family ATP-binding cassette domain-containing protein codes for MIRLDNISKQNGHQILFIEASMGVQKGEKVGLVGPNGAGKTTLFRMITGQEQPDDGIVSIDAGMRIGYFSQDVGEMSGQSAVAAVMDGVGPVSALAAEMATLEAAMVDPDQADQLDAIMERYGEVLERFQELDGYALEARAREVLAGLSFSQERMDADVGLLSGGWKMRVALARILLMRPDGMLLDEPSNHLDLESLIWLESFLKNYDGALLMTSHDRAFMNRIIGKVIEIDAGQLITYSGDLDFYDQQRALSEAQRQAQYERQQAMLAKEIKFIEKFKARASHAAQVQSRVKKLDKIERVEAPRRRQTVQFEFQSPPRSGEDVISLKGVHKGYGERPIYQDLDFLVRRKERWAVLGANGAGKSTLLKLVAGDTKPDQGVVNIGASVKMGYFAQHSMDLLDGEETIFESLERSFPQAGQGALRTLAGCFGFSGDDVEKPCRVLSGGEKARLVMAKMLFDPPNLLVLDEPTNHLDMVTKEMLVTALADFEGTMLFVSHDRHFLAALSNRVLELTPEGVHQYGGGYTEYVARTGQEAPGLHPGG; via the coding sequence ATGATCCGCCTCGACAACATCTCCAAGCAGAACGGCCACCAGATCCTGTTCATCGAAGCCTCGATGGGCGTCCAGAAGGGGGAAAAGGTCGGGCTGGTCGGCCCGAACGGCGCCGGCAAGACCACGCTGTTCCGCATGATCACCGGCCAGGAGCAGCCTGACGACGGCATCGTCTCGATCGATGCCGGGATGCGGATCGGCTATTTCAGCCAGGATGTCGGCGAGATGTCGGGCCAGAGCGCCGTCGCCGCCGTGATGGACGGCGTCGGTCCCGTCAGCGCGCTCGCCGCCGAGATGGCCACGCTGGAAGCCGCCATGGTCGATCCGGACCAGGCTGACCAGCTGGACGCCATCATGGAGCGTTACGGCGAGGTGCTGGAGCGGTTCCAGGAGCTGGACGGCTATGCGCTGGAGGCTCGCGCCCGCGAGGTGCTGGCCGGCCTCAGCTTCAGTCAGGAGCGGATGGACGCCGATGTCGGGCTGCTGTCGGGCGGCTGGAAGATGCGCGTGGCCCTGGCCCGGATCCTCTTGATGCGTCCCGACGGCATGCTGCTGGACGAACCGTCCAACCACCTGGACCTGGAAAGCCTGATCTGGCTGGAGTCGTTCCTCAAGAACTACGACGGCGCGCTGCTGATGACGTCGCACGACCGCGCCTTCATGAACCGCATCATCGGCAAGGTGATCGAGATCGACGCCGGTCAGCTGATCACCTATTCGGGCGACCTTGATTTCTACGACCAGCAGCGGGCGCTCAGCGAGGCCCAGCGCCAGGCGCAGTACGAGCGCCAGCAGGCTATGCTGGCCAAGGAGATCAAGTTCATCGAGAAGTTCAAGGCGCGCGCCTCGCACGCCGCCCAGGTGCAGAGCCGGGTCAAGAAGCTGGACAAGATCGAACGGGTCGAGGCGCCGCGTCGCCGCCAGACCGTCCAGTTCGAATTCCAGAGCCCGCCGCGCTCGGGCGAGGACGTGATCAGCCTGAAGGGCGTCCACAAGGGTTATGGCGAGCGGCCGATCTACCAGGACCTCGACTTTCTCGTGCGCCGTAAGGAGCGCTGGGCCGTGCTGGGGGCCAACGGCGCGGGCAAGTCGACCTTGCTGAAGCTGGTGGCCGGCGACACCAAGCCCGACCAGGGCGTGGTCAATATCGGTGCCAGCGTGAAGATGGGCTACTTCGCCCAGCACTCGATGGACCTCCTGGACGGCGAGGAGACGATCTTCGAATCGCTGGAGCGCTCGTTCCCGCAGGCAGGGCAGGGCGCCTTGCGGACCTTGGCCGGTTGTTTCGGCTTCTCGGGGGACGACGTCGAAAAGCCTTGCCGCGTGCTGTCCGGCGGCGAGAAAGCGCGTCTGGTCATGGCCAAGATGCTGTTTGACCCGCCCAACCTGCTGGTGCTCGACGAACCGACCAACCACCTGGACATGGTGACCAAGGAGATGCTGGTCACCGCGCTGGCTGATTTCGAAGGGACGATGCTCTTCGTGTCGCACGACCGTCACTTCCTGGCGGCGCTGTCGAATCGGGTTCTGGAACTGACGCCCGAGGGCGTTCACCAGTACGGCGGCGGCTACACCGAGTACGTCGCGCGCACAGGTCAGGAAGCGCCGGGTCTGCACCCCGGCGGCTAA
- the phnX gene encoding phosphonoacetaldehyde hydrolase encodes MVSTLQAVVFDWAGTMIDFGCRAPVLALRDVFAEAGIEVSEAEARADMGKAKRDHVRALLAAPRIAALWRERHGAPPTEVDVDRLHDAVEPLMRAAARDCAQLIPGAAEIAAVLSARGVRIGSTTGYTRPMMADILPLAARQGYAPEAVVCAGETAAGRPSPLMMWKALVELGAWPARACVKVDDAVVGIAEGREVGAWTVGLSASGNGVGLDQDSLAALPADDRAQRIRAADVVLREAGAHYVVESVAQLGPVLAEIESRIARGERP; translated from the coding sequence ATGGTCAGCACCCTTCAAGCCGTGGTCTTCGACTGGGCCGGCACCATGATCGACTTCGGCTGCCGGGCGCCCGTCCTGGCCCTGCGCGATGTCTTCGCCGAGGCGGGGATCGAGGTCTCCGAGGCCGAGGCGCGCGCCGACATGGGCAAGGCCAAACGGGACCACGTGCGCGCGCTGCTGGCCGCGCCCCGCATCGCGGCGCTCTGGCGCGAACGCCACGGCGCGCCGCCGACCGAGGTCGACGTCGACCGGCTGCATGACGCGGTCGAACCCCTCATGCGCGCGGCCGCCCGCGACTGCGCCCAACTCATCCCCGGCGCCGCCGAGATCGCCGCCGTGCTGAGCGCCCGGGGCGTCAGGATCGGTTCGACCACCGGCTACACCCGGCCCATGATGGCCGACATTCTCCCCTTGGCCGCGCGCCAGGGCTACGCGCCCGAGGCGGTGGTTTGCGCCGGCGAGACGGCGGCGGGGCGGCCCTCGCCGCTGATGATGTGGAAAGCCCTGGTCGAGCTCGGCGCGTGGCCGGCCCGCGCCTGCGTCAAGGTGGACGACGCGGTCGTCGGGATCGCCGAGGGGCGCGAGGTTGGGGCCTGGACCGTGGGTCTCTCGGCGTCTGGCAACGGCGTGGGTCTGGACCAGGACAGCCTGGCGGCGCTACCCGCCGACGACCGGGCCCAACGGATCCGGGCCGCCGATGTGGTCCTGCGGGAGGCTGGAGCCCACTATGTGGTCGAAAGCGTCGCCCAGCTGGGTCCCGTTCTCGCCGAGATCGAGTCGCGGATCGCGCGGGGCGAGCGGCCGTGA
- a CDS encoding TIGR03364 family FAD-dependent oxidoreductase — translation MRQPFDFAVVGAGIVGLAHALAAARLGKRVVVIDRDFQANGASVRNFGFVTVTGQARGEVWRRARRSAQIWDEIAGPAGIAVLQRGLTMVARRPEARAVLEAFLETEMADGCAWRDADALTDRLPVRGEVLGALTSAVDLRVESRTAIPRLAAWLEAAHGVTFLRGVAVRGVETGRLETAAGPVLAEAIVVCPGDDLITLFPDSFARAGVTRCKLQMMRLADPGWRLPAPVMSDLGLIRYLGYADLPQARALSARLKSEQGAHLEHGVHLIVAQSADGSLVVGDSHHYAPTPDPFSREDVDALILDEFAAVFGQAPPPVLERWTGTYASANRHSLVESPMPGVRLVTVTGGTGASTAFGLAEDVISGLFDPVTPGAAS, via the coding sequence GTGCGACAACCGTTCGATTTCGCCGTCGTCGGCGCCGGTATCGTGGGCCTGGCCCACGCCCTGGCCGCCGCGCGCCTGGGCAAGCGCGTGGTGGTCATCGACCGCGATTTCCAGGCCAATGGCGCCTCGGTGCGCAACTTCGGCTTCGTGACGGTGACCGGGCAGGCGCGTGGCGAGGTCTGGCGGCGGGCGCGGCGCTCGGCGCAGATCTGGGACGAGATCGCCGGCCCGGCCGGGATCGCGGTGCTGCAACGCGGCTTGACCATGGTGGCGCGCCGGCCCGAAGCGCGCGCGGTGCTGGAGGCCTTCCTTGAAACCGAGATGGCCGACGGATGCGCCTGGCGGGACGCCGACGCGCTGACCGACCGGCTGCCCGTCCGGGGCGAGGTTCTGGGCGCGCTGACCAGCGCAGTGGATCTACGGGTCGAATCCCGCACCGCTATTCCCCGTCTGGCCGCATGGCTTGAAGCCGCGCATGGGGTCACCTTCCTACGCGGGGTGGCCGTGCGCGGCGTCGAGACCGGACGACTGGAGACCGCCGCCGGACCGGTGCTGGCGGAGGCGATCGTGGTCTGTCCCGGGGATGACCTGATCACCTTGTTCCCCGACAGCTTCGCCCGCGCCGGGGTCACGCGCTGCAAGCTGCAGATGATGCGCCTGGCCGATCCGGGTTGGCGCCTGCCGGCCCCGGTGATGTCCGACCTCGGCCTGATCCGCTATCTCGGCTATGCCGACCTGCCGCAGGCCCGGGCGCTGTCAGCGCGGCTGAAGAGCGAGCAGGGCGCGCATCTGGAGCATGGCGTCCACCTGATCGTCGCGCAGAGCGCCGACGGCTCGCTGGTGGTGGGCGACAGCCACCACTACGCCCCCACGCCCGATCCGTTCAGCCGCGAGGATGTCGACGCGCTGATCCTCGACGAGTTCGCCGCCGTGTTCGGCCAGGCTCCGCCGCCGGTGCTGGAGCGCTGGACGGGCACTTACGCCTCGGCCAACCGGCATAGTCTCGTGGAAAGCCCCATGCCGGGCGTTCGCCTTGTGACCGTGACGGGCGGCACCGGAGCGTCGACCGCCTTTGGCCTGGCCGAAGACGTCATTTCGGGTCTGTTCGACCCGGTAACCCCAGGAGCCGCTTCGTGA
- a CDS encoding TonB-dependent receptor — protein MKRLRRLHASASCVAITAAMFASPVLAQQAQDNTVDQVIITGIRASLERSIEIKRTNSGVVDAISAEDMGKFPDTNLAESLQRITGVSIDRTNGEGSQVTVRGFGGGFNLVTLNGRTMPTANVATVGGDQSSDTAGGTSRSFDFSNLASEGVTTLEVYKTGRASVPSGGIGAAINVKTRRPLEGKPGLTGSLGVKAVYDQSMDKKVDDGGSKITPEVSGLLNWTDESEKFGVALFGAYQKRDFTSRSVTSNDWNIRTYADFINPANGFVRNGGATQITGAPSSGSTLVAIPNDSRYHFSQGERERINGQLTAQYRPTENLTITADALYAVNKSFERRNDSTNWFNRPFDKVTFDNNPVVATAVLLQEQLSGTKDMGFEQQYRSNEDTLKSYGLSAEWDLSDRLRVKLDGHISKADSGPHSSNGTSSTTVSIGAPIVSSHSVDYSGKVPVQSITINDAAPRGNGNGALDAGDLGSQVARTWTNSQQHEIKEIRADVTYDLDDNGSRFDFGFNYRTSKMVQAGSSTQQDLGSWGISNPRDVAQFAPGLVKAFCMACQFNEFDLKQSGAGLVSFRADAIDLYNAMSKAYVARGNAVAITGQANNRVDEDILAGYAQVTWKSELGGMPATLVTGVRYEETEVTSTSLVRTPSAIVWTADNDFRLDTSATYAPLAGEGKYSNLLPALDFSVDLRENLVGRFSFSRTIARPDYGNLFAAQTAGTPNRPVANGAIPLGTSGNPDLEPLISDNFDVSLEWYYKPSSYITAGFFEKRVNNFVGTGTVSQNLFGLRDVSSGAAGTRSGNAKAILTAIGADQTDVNLFTMTALLQTTGSAAAAQAQFQANRGVTGDLNQAFVDQILAAVDISPNSTDPLFNFQVSKPINNKTGKIHGFEIAAQHFFGDTGFGVSGAYTMVRGDVSFDNGASPSQDQFALLGLSDTANATLIYDKNGISARVAYNWRDKFLQATNRGGSRNPVYVAPFGQLDINVSYDVTPKLAISLEGINLTKESLRTYARDPNQLWFAQELDRRILLGARYRF, from the coding sequence ATGAAGCGGCTTCGTCGCTTGCATGCGTCTGCCTCGTGCGTCGCCATCACGGCGGCCATGTTCGCCAGCCCGGTGCTGGCCCAGCAGGCTCAAGACAACACCGTCGATCAGGTCATCATCACCGGCATCCGCGCTTCGCTGGAGCGGTCGATCGAGATCAAGCGGACCAACTCGGGCGTCGTCGACGCCATCTCCGCCGAAGACATGGGCAAGTTCCCAGACACCAACCTGGCTGAATCCCTGCAGCGGATCACCGGCGTGTCGATCGATCGGACCAACGGCGAAGGCTCGCAGGTCACGGTTCGCGGCTTCGGCGGCGGCTTCAACCTCGTCACCCTGAACGGCCGCACCATGCCGACGGCCAACGTGGCCACTGTCGGCGGCGACCAGTCGTCCGACACCGCCGGCGGCACGAGCCGTTCGTTCGACTTCTCGAACCTCGCCTCCGAAGGCGTCACTACGCTGGAAGTCTACAAGACCGGTCGCGCGTCGGTGCCGTCGGGCGGCATTGGCGCGGCGATCAACGTCAAGACCCGTCGCCCGCTGGAGGGCAAGCCGGGCCTGACGGGCAGCCTCGGCGTCAAGGCCGTCTATGACCAGAGCATGGACAAGAAGGTCGATGATGGCGGCAGCAAGATCACGCCAGAAGTCTCGGGCCTGCTGAACTGGACCGACGAGAGCGAGAAGTTCGGCGTGGCGCTGTTCGGCGCCTACCAGAAGCGCGACTTCACCAGCCGTAGCGTGACGTCGAACGATTGGAACATCCGCACCTACGCGGATTTCATCAATCCGGCCAACGGCTTCGTCCGCAACGGCGGCGCCACCCAGATCACCGGCGCGCCGTCCAGCGGCTCGACCCTGGTCGCCATTCCGAACGACAGCCGCTACCACTTCTCGCAAGGCGAGCGTGAGCGGATCAACGGTCAGCTGACCGCGCAGTATCGTCCGACCGAGAACCTGACGATCACGGCTGACGCTCTGTACGCCGTGAACAAGTCGTTCGAGCGCCGCAACGACAGCACCAACTGGTTCAACCGTCCGTTCGACAAGGTCACCTTCGACAACAACCCCGTCGTCGCGACCGCCGTGCTGCTGCAAGAACAGCTCAGCGGCACCAAGGACATGGGCTTCGAGCAGCAGTACCGCAGCAACGAAGACACCCTGAAGTCCTACGGCCTGAGCGCAGAATGGGACCTGTCCGACCGTCTGCGCGTCAAGCTGGACGGCCACATCTCGAAGGCCGACTCCGGTCCGCACTCGTCGAACGGCACCAGCTCGACCACCGTTTCCATCGGCGCGCCGATCGTTTCGTCGCACTCGGTGGACTACAGCGGCAAGGTTCCGGTCCAGTCGATCACGATCAACGACGCGGCTCCGCGCGGCAACGGCAATGGCGCTCTGGACGCCGGCGACCTGGGCAGCCAGGTGGCCCGTACCTGGACAAACAGCCAGCAGCACGAGATCAAGGAAATCCGCGCCGACGTCACCTACGACCTCGACGACAACGGCAGCCGCTTTGATTTCGGCTTTAACTACCGCACGTCGAAGATGGTGCAGGCGGGCAGCTCGACGCAGCAGGATCTGGGCAGCTGGGGGATCTCGAACCCCCGCGACGTGGCGCAGTTCGCCCCGGGCCTGGTCAAGGCCTTCTGCATGGCCTGCCAGTTCAACGAGTTCGATCTGAAGCAAAGCGGCGCCGGCCTGGTGTCGTTCCGCGCTGACGCCATCGACCTCTACAACGCGATGTCGAAGGCCTATGTCGCCCGCGGCAACGCCGTGGCGATCACGGGTCAGGCCAACAACCGCGTCGACGAAGACATCCTGGCCGGCTACGCGCAGGTGACCTGGAAGTCGGAATTGGGCGGTATGCCGGCCACTCTGGTGACGGGTGTCCGCTATGAGGAGACCGAGGTCACCTCGACCTCGCTGGTGCGCACGCCCAGCGCGATCGTCTGGACGGCGGACAACGACTTCCGTCTCGACACCTCGGCGACCTACGCGCCGCTGGCCGGCGAGGGCAAGTACTCGAACCTGCTGCCGGCCCTGGATTTCAGCGTCGACCTCCGCGAAAACCTCGTCGGTCGCTTCTCGTTCAGCCGCACGATTGCGCGTCCGGACTATGGCAACCTGTTCGCCGCTCAAACGGCGGGCACGCCCAACCGTCCGGTGGCCAACGGCGCTATTCCGCTTGGCACCAGCGGCAACCCGGACCTGGAGCCGCTGATCTCCGACAACTTCGACGTCTCGCTCGAGTGGTACTACAAGCCCAGCAGCTACATCACGGCCGGCTTCTTCGAGAAGCGCGTGAACAACTTCGTGGGCACCGGCACCGTTTCGCAGAACCTGTTTGGTCTGCGTGACGTCAGCTCCGGCGCGGCGGGCACCCGTTCGGGTAACGCCAAGGCGATCCTGACGGCCATCGGCGCCGACCAGACCGACGTGAACCTGTTCACGATGACGGCCCTGCTGCAGACCACCGGTTCGGCGGCCGCAGCCCAGGCTCAGTTCCAGGCCAACCGTGGCGTCACGGGCGACCTGAACCAGGCCTTCGTGGACCAGATCCTGGCGGCGGTGGATATCTCGCCCAACAGCACCGATCCGCTGTTCAACTTCCAGGTCTCCAAGCCGATCAACAACAAGACCGGCAAGATCCACGGCTTCGAAATCGCCGCGCAGCACTTCTTCGGCGACACCGGCTTTGGTGTGTCGGGGGCGTACACGATGGTGCGCGGCGATGTGAGCTTCGACAACGGCGCAAGCCCGTCGCAAGATCAGTTCGCGCTGCTGGGTCTGTCGGACACGGCCAACGCGACCCTGATCTACGACAAGAACGGGATCTCGGCCCGGGTCGCCTACAACTGGCGTGACAAGTTCCTGCAAGCCACCAACCGTGGCGGCTCGCGGAACCCGGTCTATGTCGCGCCCTTTGGCCAGCTGGACATCAACGTCAGCTACGACGTGACGCCGAAGCTGGCGATCTCGCTGGAAGGCATCAACCTGACCAAGGAAAGCCTGCGGACCTACGCTCGCGATCCGAACCAGCTGTGGTTCGCTCAAGAGCTGGATCGCCGCATCCTCCTGGGCGCGCGCTACCGCTTCTAG
- a CDS encoding SapC family protein, giving the protein MNRVLLNNVDHADLRVIAAHGVDFGDGVNQTLLLPTEFEAAQREYPILILKDPSGAYQAVALLGLDRDENLFLDETGWNARYIPAVQRRGPFSIALQRDERGGQPRPMIHVDLDHPRVSRTEGERLFLPAGGNSPYLQSISQTLGQIHDGLEIAGPMFAAFEQYGLIEPIDIEIKLDDHASYDVPDVFTIAPDRLNALTGEALERLHQSGLLRAAQWVVSSMGNIEELIARKNRRRASLA; this is encoded by the coding sequence ATGAACCGTGTGCTTCTTAACAATGTCGATCATGCTGATCTGCGGGTGATCGCGGCCCACGGCGTCGACTTCGGCGATGGCGTTAACCAGACCCTGCTGTTGCCAACCGAGTTCGAAGCCGCGCAGCGCGAATATCCGATCCTGATCCTCAAGGACCCTTCGGGCGCCTATCAGGCTGTGGCGCTGCTGGGGCTGGACCGGGACGAAAACCTTTTTCTCGACGAGACGGGCTGGAACGCGCGTTACATCCCGGCCGTGCAGCGTCGCGGACCCTTTTCAATCGCCTTGCAACGCGACGAACGCGGCGGCCAGCCTCGGCCGATGATCCATGTCGATCTTGATCATCCGCGCGTGAGCCGAACGGAGGGCGAGCGCCTGTTCCTGCCGGCGGGGGGTAATTCGCCCTATCTGCAGAGCATCAGCCAGACCCTGGGCCAGATCCACGACGGGCTGGAGATCGCTGGCCCGATGTTCGCCGCCTTCGAGCAGTACGGCCTGATCGAGCCGATCGACATTGAGATCAAGCTCGACGATCACGCCAGCTACGACGTGCCCGATGTCTTCACGATCGCGCCGGATCGGCTCAACGCGCTGACCGGCGAGGCGCTGGAGCGGCTGCATCAGTCTGGCCTGCTGCGCGCCGCCCAGTGGGTCGTCTCGTCGATGGGCAATATCGAGGAGCTGATCGCTCGCAAGAACCGTCGCCGGGCCAGTCTGGCATGA